A region from the Inhella inkyongensis genome encodes:
- a CDS encoding SPOR domain-containing protein, with protein MDLLALFRRDATAPAAESGRGKRARNAATHDQAVQQLRQKARHRLIGAAVLVGIGIVAFPLVFETQPRPVPMDLPIVIPAKESAPPLAVPALGAASLPEAAQRQAELLPQEPEIEQVAPEAPVASAPIGGVARADAALPAEVPSKAAAPASAQPAAGLRFVVQVGAYAEQAAAREARRKLEAKGLKTYAQVAKTKEGERIRVRLGPFTDKAEAERAASKAKALGLGGSVLTL; from the coding sequence ATGGATCTGTTGGCCCTCTTTCGTCGCGATGCGACAGCGCCCGCCGCCGAGAGCGGCCGTGGCAAACGTGCTCGCAATGCCGCCACCCACGATCAGGCCGTGCAGCAACTGCGGCAAAAGGCCAGGCACCGGCTGATCGGTGCGGCGGTGCTGGTCGGCATTGGGATCGTGGCCTTTCCGCTGGTGTTTGAAACGCAGCCGCGCCCGGTTCCCATGGACTTGCCCATCGTGATCCCGGCCAAAGAGTCGGCGCCGCCTCTGGCGGTGCCCGCCTTGGGCGCGGCCAGTCTGCCGGAGGCGGCGCAGCGGCAAGCGGAGTTGCTGCCACAGGAGCCTGAGATCGAGCAGGTGGCGCCCGAAGCGCCGGTCGCATCGGCCCCGATTGGCGGCGTCGCGCGCGCGGATGCCGCCTTGCCCGCCGAGGTGCCAAGCAAGGCCGCAGCACCGGCTTCGGCACAGCCCGCCGCAGGGCTGCGTTTTGTGGTGCAGGTCGGAGCCTATGCCGAGCAGGCGGCGGCGCGCGAGGCGCGTCGCAAGCTGGAGGCCAAGGGGCTGAAGACTTATGCCCAGGTGGCGAAGACCAAGGAGGGCGAGCGCATCCGCGTGCGTCTGGGTCCGTTCACGGACAAGGCTGAAGCCGAACGGGCGGCCAGCAAGGCCAAGGCGCTGGGCCTGGGCGGTTCGGTGCTGACGCTTTGA
- the purF gene encoding amidophosphoribosyltransferase, whose product MCGIVGAISHQPVNQLLYDSLLLLQHRGQDAAGIVTMEGTKCFMHKAKGMVRDVFRTRNMRALPGRIGLGQVRYPTAGNAHSEEEAQPFYVNAPFGLVLVHNGNLTNAAALRQEMFDLDRRHINTESDTEVLINVVAHELEKAARDLPLDPAAVFKAVRAVHARLRGSYGVIALIAGHGLLAFRDPYGIRPLCFGRGQDGEWMVASESVVLEGTGYKIERDVAPGEALFIDAKGVLHTEQCAAAPTLNPCMFEFVYLARPDSVLDGISVYQARLNMGETLAQRVISTIPPSEIDVVIPIPESSRPSAMQLAHRIGKPYREGFVKNRYVGRTFIMPGQGVRKKSVRQKLNAISQEFKGRRVLLVDDSIVRGTTSKEIVQMAREAGATKVYMASAAPPVKFPNVYGIDMPTSTELIAHGRSLEEIRAYIGADALIYQDVDAMKRVVAALRPGLDGFEASCFDGVYVTGDIGAEQIAAMQAQRPKAGAEEDAAATGRLALQERGE is encoded by the coding sequence ATGTGCGGCATCGTTGGCGCCATTTCCCACCAGCCCGTGAACCAGTTGCTGTATGACAGTCTGCTGCTGCTTCAGCATCGCGGTCAGGACGCCGCCGGCATCGTCACCATGGAGGGCACGAAGTGCTTCATGCACAAGGCCAAGGGCATGGTTCGGGATGTGTTTCGCACCCGCAATATGCGCGCGTTGCCCGGCCGCATTGGCCTCGGTCAGGTGCGCTACCCCACGGCGGGCAATGCCCACAGCGAAGAGGAAGCCCAGCCTTTCTATGTGAACGCGCCCTTTGGCCTGGTGCTGGTTCACAACGGCAACCTCACCAATGCCGCCGCCCTGCGCCAGGAGATGTTTGACCTGGACCGCCGCCACATCAACACCGAGAGTGACACCGAGGTGTTGATCAACGTCGTTGCGCACGAACTCGAAAAGGCCGCACGTGACCTGCCTTTGGATCCGGCCGCTGTTTTCAAGGCCGTGCGGGCGGTGCATGCGCGTCTGCGCGGCAGCTACGGCGTGATCGCCTTGATTGCCGGGCATGGTTTGTTGGCTTTCCGGGATCCCTACGGCATCCGTCCGCTGTGCTTCGGTCGCGGCCAGGACGGTGAGTGGATGGTGGCCAGCGAGTCGGTGGTGCTGGAGGGCACGGGCTACAAAATCGAGCGCGATGTGGCGCCCGGCGAGGCCCTCTTCATTGATGCGAAAGGCGTGCTGCACACCGAACAATGCGCGGCCGCGCCGACGCTGAACCCCTGCATGTTCGAGTTCGTCTACCTGGCCCGCCCGGACTCGGTGCTGGATGGCATCTCGGTCTATCAGGCGCGCCTCAATATGGGCGAGACGCTGGCTCAGCGCGTCATCTCCACCATTCCGCCCAGCGAGATCGATGTGGTGATCCCGATTCCGGAGTCGAGCCGACCCTCGGCCATGCAGCTGGCCCATCGCATCGGCAAGCCCTATCGTGAGGGCTTCGTGAAGAACCGCTACGTGGGTCGAACCTTCATCATGCCGGGGCAGGGCGTGCGCAAGAAGTCGGTGCGCCAAAAGCTCAATGCGATTTCCCAAGAGTTCAAGGGGCGGCGCGTGCTTTTGGTGGATGACTCCATCGTGCGCGGCACGACCTCGAAGGAGATCGTGCAAATGGCGCGGGAGGCCGGGGCCACCAAGGTCTATATGGCTTCGGCGGCGCCGCCGGTGAAGTTTCCCAATGTCTATGGCATCGACATGCCCACCAGCACCGAGCTGATCGCGCACGGTCGCAGCCTGGAGGAGATCCGCGCCTACATCGGCGCTGACGCGCTGATCTACCAGGACGTGGACGCCATGAAACGGGTGGTGGCGGCCTTGCGCCCGGGGCTCGACGGCTTTGAGGCCAGTTGCTTTGACGGCGTCTACGTCACCGGTGACATCGGTGCTGAGCAGATTGCCGCCATGCAGGCCCAGCGCCCCAAGGCGGGCGCAGAAGAGGACGCTGCCGCAACCGGCCGCCTGGCGCTGCAGGAGCGCGGTGAATGA
- a CDS encoding O-succinylhomoserine sulfhydrylase, with protein sequence MSQAERRVPGTLPAGLRPETLAVRSALPPSQYGENSEALFLTSAYVQPDAETSARRFANNEDFTYNRTSNPTVRSLEARLAALEGAEAAIATSTGMSAILLLAMGLLKAGDHVLCSRSVFGSTINLFAKEFGKFGVQTSFVSQTDLGEWRAAITPTTRLLFAETPTNPLTEVCDIRALADLAHEAGALLVVDNTFCTPALQRPLELGADLVMHAGTKFLDGQGRVMAGSVCGPRRIIQDVLAPVLRTVGMTISPFNAWVVLKGLETLKLRMEAHSRQAMAIAQWLEAHPRVARVHYPGLSSHPQHALALRQQGGQGGAVLSFELQGHDPEAAKAAAFHVIDSTQLLSIATNLGDTKSILCHPATTSHGRLSEAQRQAAGIGQGLLRLAVGLEHVDDITDDLQRGLATLPHSL encoded by the coding sequence ATGAGCCAGGCCGAGCGCCGAGTTCCGGGGACGCTGCCCGCCGGCTTGAGGCCCGAGACCCTGGCGGTCCGCAGCGCGCTGCCGCCCAGCCAATATGGTGAGAACTCCGAGGCTCTGTTCCTGACCAGCGCCTATGTGCAGCCCGATGCCGAGACTTCGGCGCGGCGCTTCGCCAACAACGAGGACTTCACCTACAACCGCACCAGCAACCCGACGGTGCGCAGCCTGGAAGCGCGCCTGGCCGCCCTGGAGGGGGCCGAGGCCGCCATTGCGACGTCCACCGGCATGAGCGCAATCTTGCTGCTGGCCATGGGCCTGCTTAAGGCCGGGGATCATGTGCTGTGCTCGCGCTCGGTGTTCGGCTCAACGATCAATCTGTTTGCCAAAGAGTTTGGCAAGTTCGGTGTGCAGACCAGCTTTGTGTCGCAGACTGATTTGGGCGAATGGCGTGCGGCAATCACGCCCACCACCCGATTGCTGTTTGCCGAGACACCGACCAACCCCTTGACCGAGGTCTGCGACATCCGCGCCCTGGCCGATCTGGCTCATGAGGCCGGGGCCCTGCTGGTGGTGGACAACACCTTCTGCACCCCGGCCCTTCAGCGTCCGCTGGAGCTCGGAGCCGATCTGGTCATGCATGCCGGCACCAAGTTTCTGGATGGCCAGGGACGGGTGATGGCAGGCAGTGTGTGTGGTCCGCGCCGGATCATTCAGGACGTGCTGGCACCGGTGTTGCGCACGGTGGGCATGACGATTTCGCCCTTCAATGCCTGGGTGGTCCTCAAGGGCTTGGAGACCCTCAAGCTGCGCATGGAGGCGCACAGCCGGCAGGCCATGGCCATCGCACAGTGGCTAGAGGCGCATCCGCGTGTCGCGCGGGTCCACTACCCTGGCTTGTCCAGCCACCCCCAGCATGCCCTGGCGCTGCGTCAGCAAGGCGGGCAGGGCGGGGCGGTGCTGTCCTTTGAGCTGCAGGGGCATGATCCCGAAGCGGCGAAGGCGGCGGCCTTTCATGTCATTGACAGTACGCAGCTGCTCTCGATCGCCACGAATCTAGGCGACACCAAATCCATCCTCTGTCATCCCGCCACCACCTCGCATGGCCGCCTCAGCGAGGCTCAGCGGCAGGCCGCAGGCATTGGCCAAGGCCTGCTGCGACTGGCCGTTGGCCTGGAGCATGTGGACGACATCACTGACGATTTGCAGCGTGGCCTTGCCACCCTGCCGCACTCCCTATGA
- the trpA gene encoding tryptophan synthase subunit alpha, giving the protein MSPTSRLQATFGALKAEGRKALIPYITAGDPHPRHTLGLMQALVAGGADVIELGVPFSDPMADGPVIQRAAERALMHGVRLLDVLEMVRQFRLTDRRTPVVLMGYANPIERLGLQSFAAQAREAGVDGVLVVDYPPEEAQGFSQALKAEGLDPIFLLAPTSSDERIARVGELASGYVYYVSLRGVTGAGHLDVAAVAEQFPRLRAQLALPIGVGFGIRDAASARAVASVADAVVIGSALVQLVEREGPDNAPLALQRFLAEIRSALDQKEFA; this is encoded by the coding sequence ATGAGCCCGACGTCCCGTTTGCAAGCCACCTTCGGGGCGCTGAAGGCAGAAGGGCGCAAGGCCCTGATTCCCTACATCACCGCTGGAGATCCGCACCCCAGGCACACCTTGGGGCTGATGCAAGCCTTGGTGGCTGGAGGGGCCGATGTGATCGAGCTGGGGGTGCCCTTCAGCGACCCCATGGCCGATGGCCCGGTGATTCAACGTGCGGCAGAGCGTGCCCTGATGCATGGCGTGCGCCTGCTGGACGTGCTGGAGATGGTGCGCCAGTTTCGGCTGACGGACAGGCGCACGCCCGTGGTGCTGATGGGCTATGCCAACCCGATCGAACGTCTGGGCCTGCAGAGCTTCGCCGCTCAAGCCCGTGAGGCCGGAGTGGATGGCGTGTTGGTCGTGGACTACCCGCCCGAAGAGGCGCAAGGCTTCAGTCAGGCGCTCAAGGCCGAGGGCTTGGACCCCATCTTCCTGCTCGCGCCCACGTCCTCGGACGAACGCATTGCCCGTGTGGGCGAGTTGGCCAGCGGTTATGTCTATTACGTCTCGCTGCGCGGCGTCACGGGAGCGGGGCATCTGGATGTCGCGGCCGTGGCCGAGCAATTCCCGCGCCTGCGCGCCCAATTGGCGCTGCCCATCGGCGTGGGCTTTGGCATCCGCGATGCGGCCTCTGCGCGGGCGGTGGCCAGCGTGGCGGATGCGGTGGTCATTGGCTCGGCCCTGGTCCAATTGGTGGAGCGCGAGGGCCCCGATAATGCGCCGCTTGCGCTGCAGCGTTTTCTTGCCGAAATCCGCAGCGCCCTTGATCAAAAGGAATTCGCATGA
- the trpB gene encoding tryptophan synthase subunit beta — protein sequence MNAYQQPDARGHFGPVPGAGYYGGRFVAETLMHALSELEAAYARYSQDAEFQAEYQRELAHFVGRPSPIYHAARLSNELGGAQILLKREDLNHTGAHKVNNTIGQVLLARRMGKRRIIAETGAGQHGVATATVCARYGLECVVYMGAEDVKRQSPNVYRMQLLGATVVPVESGSKTLKDALNEAMRDWVTNVESTFYIIGTVAGPHPYPMLVRDFQRVIGDECIAQMPSMLGRQPDAVIACVGGGSNAMGIFYPYIPFEGVRLIGVEAGGRGVETGQHAATLSAGSPGVLHGNRTYLLQDEAGQIIETHSISAGLDYPGVGPEHAYLKDIGRAEYVSVTDTEALEAFHRLCRTEGIIPALESSHALAHAMRLAPTLPKDQQLLVCLSGRGDKDIGTVADLSGSSFYCRPSCKGEEAKGVAFLKKGGAQ from the coding sequence ATGAATGCCTACCAACAGCCCGACGCTCGCGGGCACTTCGGCCCCGTGCCGGGCGCCGGTTATTACGGCGGACGCTTTGTCGCCGAAACCCTGATGCATGCGCTGTCCGAGCTGGAAGCGGCCTATGCCCGCTACAGCCAGGATGCCGAATTCCAGGCCGAGTACCAGCGTGAACTGGCCCATTTCGTGGGTCGCCCCAGCCCCATCTACCACGCCGCTCGCCTATCCAATGAATTGGGCGGGGCGCAGATCCTGCTCAAGCGCGAGGATCTGAACCACACCGGCGCACACAAGGTCAACAACACCATCGGTCAGGTGCTGCTGGCGCGGCGCATGGGCAAGCGCCGCATCATTGCCGAGACCGGCGCCGGTCAGCATGGCGTGGCCACGGCCACCGTGTGCGCGCGCTATGGCCTGGAGTGTGTGGTCTACATGGGCGCCGAGGACGTCAAGCGCCAGTCGCCCAATGTCTATCGCATGCAGCTGCTGGGTGCCACCGTGGTGCCGGTTGAGAGCGGCAGCAAGACCTTGAAAGACGCGCTCAATGAGGCGATGCGCGACTGGGTCACGAATGTCGAATCGACCTTCTACATCATCGGCACGGTGGCCGGCCCGCATCCCTATCCGATGCTGGTACGCGACTTTCAGCGTGTCATCGGCGATGAATGCATTGCCCAGATGCCTTCGATGCTCGGGCGTCAGCCCGATGCGGTAATTGCCTGCGTGGGGGGGGGCTCGAATGCGATGGGCATCTTCTATCCCTACATTCCCTTCGAAGGGGTGCGCCTGATCGGTGTCGAGGCCGGCGGTCGCGGTGTCGAGACGGGCCAGCATGCGGCCACCCTGAGCGCCGGAAGCCCCGGGGTGTTGCACGGCAATCGCACCTATTTGTTGCAGGACGAAGCGGGACAGATCATCGAGACGCACTCGATCTCGGCGGGGCTGGACTACCCCGGGGTTGGGCCGGAACATGCCTATTTGAAGGACATCGGTCGGGCCGAATATGTGAGCGTGACGGACACCGAGGCGTTGGAAGCCTTCCACCGCCTGTGCCGCACCGAGGGCATCATCCCGGCGCTAGAGTCTTCGCATGCCCTTGCGCATGCCATGCGCTTGGCACCGACCCTGCCCAAGGATCAACAGCTGCTGGTGTGCTTGAGTGGGCGCGGGGACAAGGACATCGGAACCGTGGCCGACCTCAGTGGCTCCAGCTTCTACTGCCGTCCCTCTTGCAAAGGCGAAGAGGCCAAGGGCGTTGCTTTCCTGAAAAAGGGGGGCGCGCAATGA
- a CDS encoding phosphoribosylanthranilate isomerase: protein MNQRTRIKICGLREAADVDAAVEAGADALGLVFYAKSVRALSLDQACHLAERLPPFVTPVGLFVNAAPAEVEAALRAIPGLLLQFHGDETPGDCERWGRPYLRAVAVRPETDLLDCARRHPRAQALLLDAPVEGYGGGGKVFDWSLLKTSVPYPVVLSGGLNADNVADGIRCVRPWAVDVSSGVEISRGVKSPDLIRRFCAAVHAADAAHTR from the coding sequence ATGAACCAACGTACTCGCATCAAGATTTGCGGCCTGCGCGAAGCGGCCGATGTGGACGCGGCCGTTGAGGCCGGCGCCGACGCTCTGGGTTTGGTTTTCTACGCCAAGAGCGTGCGGGCGTTGAGCTTGGATCAGGCCTGTCATCTGGCCGAGCGCTTGCCTCCCTTTGTCACGCCGGTTGGCCTGTTCGTGAATGCGGCGCCCGCAGAGGTCGAAGCCGCCTTGCGGGCGATTCCTGGTCTGTTGCTGCAGTTCCATGGCGACGAGACTCCTGGCGACTGTGAACGCTGGGGGCGGCCCTATCTGCGTGCGGTGGCCGTGCGGCCTGAGACTGACTTGCTAGACTGCGCCCGCCGCCATCCCCGCGCCCAAGCCCTGCTGCTGGACGCCCCTGTGGAGGGCTATGGCGGCGGTGGAAAGGTCTTCGATTGGTCACTGCTCAAAACAAGCGTTCCCTATCCGGTCGTTTTGTCTGGTGGGTTGAATGCGGACAACGTCGCCGATGGCATTCGGTGCGTTCGCCCCTGGGCCGTTGACGTTTCTTCCGGTGTTGAGATCAGCCGGGGCGTCAAGAGCCCGGATCTGATCCGCCGCTTCTGCGCGGCGGTGCACGCCGCGGATGCGGCACACACCAGATGA
- the folC gene encoding bifunctional tetrahydrofolate synthase/dihydrofolate synthase, translating to MTLQDWLAHCERLHPKTIDMTLDRVNAVRDRMGLRFSVPVISVAGTNGKGSTCAMLDSIARAAGYRVGLYSKPHLVHFEERCRVAGEMVSGESLLPHFAAVEAARGDITLTYFEFTTLAIMSRLAAEPLDLVILEVGMGGRLDAVNAIDADLAVITSIDLDHTEFLGPDREAIGREKAGILRAGGLAVCSDPMPPASIAAEAQRLGVDLRQSGRDFRFEGDRQQWRWEGRSRRHAGLAYPALRGVNQLLNAAGVLAAFEALHSRLPINAQAVRAGLALVELPGRFQVLPGQPAIVLDVAHNPHAVAALAQNLDQMGFSPRTRVVFGAMADKALDGVFAAIAPWVDHWCFTDLPTARAATASDLAARWDAQAPQLKTPGQVSVSLHADPVQALAHARALSDPADRIVVFGSFYTVGAVLGSLQRPAVSHGTPPNSP from the coding sequence ATGACTCTCCAAGACTGGCTCGCGCACTGCGAGCGCCTGCATCCCAAGACCATCGACATGACCTTGGACCGCGTGAACGCGGTTCGCGATCGAATGGGGCTGCGCTTCTCGGTGCCGGTGATTTCGGTGGCCGGGACCAATGGCAAGGGATCGACCTGCGCGATGCTGGACAGCATTGCGCGGGCGGCGGGCTATCGGGTGGGTCTCTACAGCAAGCCGCATCTGGTGCACTTTGAGGAGCGCTGCCGGGTTGCGGGCGAGATGGTCAGTGGCGAGTCGCTGCTGCCGCACTTCGCCGCCGTGGAAGCTGCGCGCGGCGACATCACGCTGACCTACTTCGAGTTCACGACGCTGGCCATCATGAGCCGGCTGGCGGCCGAGCCCCTGGATCTCGTGATCCTGGAAGTGGGTATGGGCGGGCGGCTCGACGCGGTCAATGCCATCGATGCGGACCTGGCGGTGATCACCAGCATCGACTTGGACCACACCGAGTTTCTCGGGCCCGACCGCGAGGCCATCGGCCGGGAGAAGGCCGGCATCCTGCGCGCGGGCGGCCTGGCGGTTTGCAGCGACCCCATGCCCCCAGCCTCGATCGCGGCCGAGGCGCAGCGTCTGGGTGTGGATTTGCGTCAATCAGGACGCGACTTCCGTTTCGAGGGCGACCGTCAGCAATGGCGTTGGGAAGGGCGCAGCCGTCGCCACGCCGGCCTGGCCTATCCGGCGCTGCGAGGCGTCAATCAACTCTTGAACGCGGCGGGCGTATTGGCGGCCTTCGAGGCGCTGCACAGCCGATTGCCCATCAATGCCCAGGCGGTGCGCGCCGGGCTTGCCCTGGTGGAGCTGCCGGGGCGATTCCAGGTGTTGCCGGGACAACCCGCCATCGTGCTGGATGTGGCGCATAACCCCCATGCGGTGGCCGCGTTGGCGCAAAACCTCGATCAGATGGGCTTTTCGCCGCGCACCCGGGTGGTATTCGGGGCCATGGCGGACAAAGCCTTGGACGGTGTCTTTGCCGCCATCGCACCTTGGGTCGACCATTGGTGCTTCACCGATCTGCCCACGGCGCGTGCCGCGACCGCCTCCGATTTGGCGGCGCGCTGGGATGCCCAGGCGCCGCAACTCAAGACGCCCGGTCAAGTGAGCGTCAGCCTGCATGCCGACCCAGTTCAAGCCCTGGCCCACGCCCGGGCCCTGAGCGACCCCGCCGATAGAATCGTGGTCTTCGGTTCCTTCTATACGGTGGGGGCGGTGCTGGGCTCCCTGCAGCGGCCTGCGGTGTCCCACGGAACGCCCCCCAACTCTCCCTAG
- the truA gene encoding tRNA pseudouridine(38-40) synthase TruA yields the protein MRIALGVAYRGTAYRGWQSQPDGRTVQDHLELALSQFADEPIRTLCAGRTDAGVHGLNQVVHFDTTRDREPFSWVRGVNRYLPADIAVQWSAQPPADFHARNHARGRRYAYVLLESAVRPALESGAVGWIFKPLSLEAMRDGAAQLLGEHDFSAFRAAECQAASPIKTLRTIDIGRRGAYWRFEFEANAFLHHMVRNLMGGLLAVGQGSRSPDWLGQVLAGRDRSLAAPTFAPDGLYFIGPRYDAELGLPERTAAMDWLP from the coding sequence ATGCGCATTGCTCTGGGGGTGGCCTATCGCGGTACCGCGTATCGAGGCTGGCAGAGCCAGCCCGACGGCCGCACGGTGCAGGACCACTTGGAGTTGGCCCTGAGCCAGTTCGCCGATGAACCCATCCGCACCCTGTGCGCGGGTCGCACGGATGCAGGCGTGCATGGGCTGAACCAGGTCGTTCACTTCGACACCACGCGGGATCGCGAGCCCTTTTCTTGGGTGCGCGGTGTCAATCGCTACCTGCCAGCCGACATCGCCGTGCAGTGGAGCGCCCAGCCGCCAGCCGACTTTCATGCACGCAACCATGCGCGCGGACGCCGCTACGCCTATGTGCTCCTGGAGTCGGCGGTGCGCCCAGCCCTGGAGTCGGGGGCGGTCGGCTGGATTTTCAAACCCTTGAGCTTGGAGGCCATGCGCGACGGCGCCGCTCAACTGCTGGGCGAGCACGATTTCAGCGCCTTCCGCGCTGCCGAGTGCCAGGCGGCCTCGCCGATCAAGACTCTGCGCACCATTGACATCGGACGGCGCGGCGCCTACTGGCGCTTTGAATTCGAAGCCAACGCCTTCCTGCACCACATGGTGCGCAATCTGATGGGGGGCTTGCTGGCGGTGGGGCAGGGCAGTCGGTCCCCGGACTGGCTGGGTCAGGTGCTGGCCGGGCGGGACCGAAGCCTCGCTGCGCCCACCTTTGCCCCGGATGGCCTCTACTTCATCGGCCCTCGCTATGACGCCGAGTTGGGTCTTCCCGAACGGACGGCCGCCATGGATTGGTTGCCATGA
- the accD gene encoding acetyl-CoA carboxylase, carboxyltransferase subunit beta has protein sequence MSWLDKLLPPKMQHSDPAERRQVPEGLWTKCPSCETVLYKADLEQNQNVCPKCSHHHRIGARARLNAFLDNEGRFEIGQEVLPVDALKFKDSKKYPERLKEALENTGETDALVVMGGSVMSVPLVAACFEFEFMGGSMGSVVGERFARGVEAAVEQKIPFVCFTATGGARMQEGLLSLMQMAKCNAALTRLARARLPYVSVLTDPTMGGVSASFAFVGDIVIAEPKALIGFAGPRVIENTVREKLPAGFQRAEFLMEKGAVDLIVDRRELRATVANSLAMLQRQSADAVS, from the coding sequence ATGAGTTGGTTGGACAAACTGCTGCCGCCCAAGATGCAGCACAGCGACCCCGCCGAGCGCCGCCAGGTGCCGGAAGGGCTGTGGACCAAGTGCCCGAGTTGCGAGACGGTGCTTTACAAGGCCGATCTGGAGCAGAACCAGAACGTCTGCCCCAAGTGCAGCCACCACCATCGCATCGGTGCCCGCGCGCGCCTCAATGCCTTCCTGGACAACGAGGGTCGTTTTGAGATTGGCCAGGAAGTGCTGCCGGTCGATGCCCTGAAGTTCAAGGACAGCAAGAAGTACCCCGAGCGCTTGAAGGAAGCACTGGAGAACACCGGCGAGACCGATGCGCTGGTGGTGATGGGGGGCTCGGTGATGAGCGTGCCCCTGGTGGCCGCCTGCTTCGAGTTTGAATTCATGGGCGGATCCATGGGCTCGGTGGTGGGCGAGCGCTTCGCCCGTGGCGTCGAGGCCGCCGTGGAGCAGAAGATCCCCTTCGTCTGCTTCACCGCCACCGGCGGCGCGCGCATGCAGGAGGGCTTGCTCAGCCTGATGCAGATGGCCAAGTGCAATGCCGCGTTGACCCGCCTGGCGCGCGCGCGTCTGCCCTATGTGAGCGTGTTGACCGACCCCACCATGGGCGGTGTGTCGGCCAGCTTTGCCTTTGTGGGCGATATCGTCATTGCCGAACCCAAGGCCTTGATCGGATTCGCCGGCCCGCGGGTGATCGAAAACACCGTGCGAGAAAAGCTGCCTGCCGGCTTCCAGCGTGCCGAGTTCTTGATGGAAAAGGGCGCGGTGGATCTGATCGTGGATCGCCGCGAACTCCGCGCCACCGTGGCCAACAGCCTGGCCATGCTGCAGCGTCAGAGCGCCGACGCCGTTTCCTGA
- a CDS encoding CvpA family protein gives MTDSFFLSWADLMVLVLLLISLVVGAWRGLVLEVFSLAAWVLAYFAAPWLAPVVEGWLPAKLSQGGWQELAALVLAFVLILMLCGLCGRLLRMLLHATPLAFMDRLLGAGFGLLRGLLLALLAAVLIGFTPFKRHPAWTDSQARPILHALLQAAAPMLPKSLQDLLESRKT, from the coding sequence ATGACGGATAGCTTCTTCCTCAGCTGGGCCGACCTGATGGTGCTGGTCTTGCTGCTGATCTCCCTGGTGGTCGGCGCCTGGCGCGGGCTGGTGCTGGAGGTCTTCTCTTTGGCCGCCTGGGTGCTGGCTTACTTCGCGGCGCCTTGGCTCGCCCCGGTGGTGGAGGGCTGGCTGCCAGCCAAGCTCTCGCAAGGGGGCTGGCAGGAACTGGCTGCCTTGGTGCTGGCCTTTGTGCTGATCCTGATGCTCTGCGGCCTGTGTGGCCGATTGCTGCGCATGCTGTTGCACGCCACCCCGCTGGCTTTCATGGATCGGCTGCTGGGCGCCGGCTTTGGCCTGCTGCGTGGCCTGCTGCTCGCCCTGCTGGCGGCGGTGTTGATCGGATTCACGCCTTTCAAGCGCCATCCAGCCTGGACGGACTCCCAGGCGCGCCCCATTCTTCATGCGCTCTTGCAGGCGGCAGCGCCCATGCTGCCCAAGTCCCTGCAGGATCTGCTCGAATCTCGCAAGACTTAA